The Lacipirellula parvula genome window below encodes:
- a CDS encoding acyl carrier protein, whose translation MASIMERVTDIVSEQLGVDKDKITAETSFVNDLGADSLDTVELVMELEEEFDINIPDDAAEKIQTVGQAVAFIEQNSKS comes from the coding sequence GTGGCTTCGATCATGGAACGCGTAACGGACATCGTCTCCGAGCAACTCGGCGTCGATAAGGACAAGATCACCGCTGAAACGTCGTTCGTGAACGACCTGGGCGCCGACTCGCTCGACACCGTCGAACTCGTGATGGAACTCGAGGAAGAGTTCGACATCAACATCCCGGACGACGCCGCCGAGAAGATCCAAACGGTCGGCCAAGCGGTCGCCTTCATCGAGCAAAACTCGAAGAGCTAG
- the fabF gene encoding beta-ketoacyl-ACP synthase II: protein MKRRVVVTGMGAVTSLSCKVEELWQRILEGQSGIHTLQCFDTADYKVRFGGDVHDWTTDGYVDAKDAKRVDRFTQFALVAAIDAVAQSGLDFSKEDPYMCGAIIGSGIGGLNEIEEQERRLILKGPDRVSAFTIPKLMLNAASGQISIRFGLRGPNYAIATACASATNAMGDAYKAIQYGDADVMVTGGAEAAITPIGVSGFSNMRALSERNDDPARASRPFDSDRDGFVLSEGAGILVFEELEHAKARGAKIFGEVLGYGASADAGHITQPDENGTGAARAMSNALRDAKLDPTAIDYINAHGTSTPLGDKAETVAVKRVFEDQAFKLNVSSTKSQLGHLLGASGGVELIFSLLALRDQVCPPTINLENPDPACDLNYTAKVPQQRKISAVMSNSFGFGGHNATIIAGLLK from the coding sequence ATGAAACGACGAGTCGTTGTCACAGGCATGGGCGCCGTCACCTCCCTCAGCTGCAAAGTTGAGGAGCTCTGGCAGCGCATCCTTGAGGGGCAAAGCGGTATCCATACGCTGCAGTGCTTCGACACTGCCGACTACAAAGTGCGCTTCGGCGGCGACGTCCATGATTGGACGACCGACGGCTACGTCGATGCGAAGGACGCGAAGCGAGTCGATCGTTTCACGCAGTTCGCGCTCGTCGCTGCCATCGACGCCGTCGCGCAGTCGGGACTCGACTTCTCGAAGGAAGATCCCTACATGTGCGGAGCCATCATTGGCTCCGGCATCGGCGGGCTCAACGAGATCGAAGAGCAAGAGCGTCGGCTGATCCTCAAAGGCCCGGACCGCGTTAGCGCGTTCACCATTCCGAAGCTGATGCTGAACGCCGCGAGCGGTCAGATCTCGATCCGCTTCGGCCTGCGTGGTCCGAACTACGCGATCGCTACCGCCTGTGCCAGCGCGACCAACGCGATGGGCGACGCCTACAAGGCCATCCAATACGGCGACGCCGACGTCATGGTCACCGGCGGCGCGGAAGCGGCCATCACGCCCATTGGCGTAAGCGGCTTCTCGAACATGCGGGCCCTCTCGGAACGGAACGACGACCCCGCTCGCGCGAGCCGGCCGTTCGATTCCGATCGCGATGGGTTCGTCCTTTCCGAGGGCGCGGGCATCCTGGTGTTCGAAGAGCTCGAACACGCGAAGGCCCGCGGCGCGAAGATCTTCGGCGAAGTCCTCGGCTACGGCGCCAGCGCCGACGCCGGGCACATCACCCAGCCCGATGAAAACGGCACCGGCGCGGCTCGCGCAATGAGCAACGCCCTCCGCGATGCGAAGCTCGATCCGACCGCCATCGACTACATCAACGCCCACGGCACCAGCACCCCGCTTGGCGACAAGGCCGAGACGGTCGCCGTGAAGCGCGTCTTCGAAGATCAAGCCTTCAAGCTCAACGTCTCCAGCACGAAGAGCCAACTTGGCCACCTGCTCGGCGCGAGCGGCGGCGTCGAGTTGATCTTCTCGCTGCTAGCCCTCCGCGATCAGGTTTGCCCGCCGACGATCAACCTCGAGAATCCCGATCCGGCCTGCGATCTGAACTACACCGCGAAGGTTCCTCAACAGCGCAAAATCAGTGCGGTGATGAGCAACAGCTTCGGCTTCGGCGGCCACAACGCCACGATTATCGCCGGGCTTTTGAAGTAG
- a CDS encoding type II toxin-antitoxin system Phd/YefM family antitoxin — MSLPNTNVGAFDARTRFFELLERIEAGEEVTIMRHGKAVARIVPPTIAATPKPRKERASSVPMPNLSRYAELALS; from the coding sequence ATGTCTCTCCCGAATACGAACGTTGGCGCTTTCGACGCCCGGACCCGCTTCTTCGAACTCCTCGAACGGATCGAGGCCGGCGAAGAAGTGACCATCATGCGGCACGGCAAGGCCGTCGCCCGCATCGTCCCGCCGACGATCGCCGCCACGCCAAAGCCCCGCAAAGAGCGGGCGAGCAGCGTGCCGATGCCGAACCTCTCGCGCTATGCCGAACTGGCTCTGAGCTAA
- a CDS encoding alanine/glycine:cation symporter family protein, with protein MPQSVSWMDSLAESVDKISATMYWPWAICLLFGVAIFFTFRSGFVQVRRIREAFSTMVASQQAGAGGALSPFQAFMMGLGSTIGVGNIAGVAAAIITGGPGALFWIWCYGFFGMAVKFGEAALGLKYRIAKGEQTLAGPMYYLRDGLGSPALAWVYAFVAGIACLLTTPFTQPNSIAIVIDSQFKKAGMDLGTFNVAGADLRTMRLVVGVILAVLAWAVCIGGVKSIGRVLEKLSPFKVGFYLLGGVAVIAINIGNLPAVLHDVFTEAFSLRPIAGATVGGFMGTVMGQALRLGLARGAYANEAGYGTAAVVYGVAKSDRPEQQGLNAVMEVFIITFITSTISALTVLLTGVWKLDGMESSAAVAEAFNTTIPTAGGWMVAFSVLLFGYTALVGWSFYGEQFLEYLFGRRIVMPYRWLYCLLVPIGAVAKVDLVWAWGDILNGAQVFPNLIGIVGLSGIVAKFAFAPKVDNAAKS; from the coding sequence ATGCCTCAATCTGTCTCCTGGATGGACTCTCTCGCCGAGTCGGTCGACAAAATTTCGGCGACCATGTACTGGCCGTGGGCCATCTGCCTGCTGTTTGGGGTGGCCATCTTCTTCACGTTTCGCAGCGGTTTCGTGCAGGTGCGGCGGATTCGCGAAGCCTTCTCGACGATGGTCGCGTCGCAGCAGGCGGGGGCCGGCGGCGCTCTCTCGCCGTTCCAGGCGTTCATGATGGGCCTTGGCTCGACCATTGGCGTCGGCAACATCGCCGGCGTCGCGGCGGCGATCATCACCGGCGGGCCGGGCGCCCTGTTCTGGATTTGGTGCTACGGCTTCTTCGGCATGGCGGTGAAATTCGGCGAAGCGGCGCTTGGCTTGAAGTACCGCATCGCCAAGGGTGAGCAGACGCTGGCCGGCCCGATGTACTATCTGCGCGACGGCCTCGGCTCGCCCGCCCTGGCCTGGGTCTACGCCTTCGTCGCCGGCATTGCCTGCCTGCTGACGACCCCCTTCACCCAGCCGAATTCGATCGCGATCGTTATCGACAGCCAGTTCAAGAAGGCCGGCATGGACCTCGGCACATTCAACGTCGCCGGGGCGGACCTGCGGACGATGAGACTCGTCGTCGGCGTCATCCTGGCCGTGCTGGCCTGGGCGGTGTGCATCGGCGGCGTGAAGTCAATCGGCCGCGTGCTAGAGAAGCTTTCGCCCTTCAAAGTCGGGTTCTACTTGCTCGGCGGGGTGGCGGTCATCGCGATAAACATCGGCAATCTGCCGGCTGTGCTGCACGACGTCTTCACCGAGGCGTTCTCGCTGCGGCCGATCGCCGGGGCGACTGTCGGCGGCTTCATGGGGACGGTGATGGGCCAGGCGCTTCGCCTGGGCCTTGCCCGCGGGGCCTATGCGAACGAAGCCGGCTACGGCACGGCAGCCGTGGTTTACGGCGTGGCAAAGAGCGATCGGCCCGAGCAGCAAGGGCTCAATGCGGTGATGGAAGTGTTCATCATCACCTTCATCACCTCGACGATCAGTGCTCTCACGGTCTTGCTGACTGGCGTCTGGAAGCTCGACGGTATGGAAAGCTCGGCCGCCGTGGCCGAGGCGTTCAATACCACGATTCCGACCGCCGGCGGCTGGATGGTAGCGTTCTCCGTGCTGCTGTTCGGCTACACGGCGCTGGTGGGTTGGTCGTTTTACGGCGAGCAGTTTCTCGAGTACCTGTTCGGCCGGCGGATTGTCATGCCGTACCGCTGGCTCTACTGCCTGCTGGTGCCCATCGGCGCTGTGGCCAAGGTCGACCTCGTGTGGGCGTGGGGCGACATCCTCAACGGCGCGCAGGTCTTCCCGAACTTGATCGGGATCGTGGGCCTCAGCGGCATCGTGGCGAAGTTCGCATTCGCACCGAAGGTCGACAACGCGGCCAAATCATAA
- a CDS encoding class I SAM-dependent methyltransferase, with protein sequence MSTIDSASVKAVFEQRSMYDAVVDGDYMFHVEINAAFGEWARAFGRPLRIVDLGCGDSGVAARGFTDAEVASYVGVDLAESSIAEARRSTAAWSDRVELICGDLLDALQQLPAGSANVVLASYSLHHFSTAEKQTLLAEIARVLEPNGALLWVDAVRRNDESRDEYIAALTSEVMDSWTALTIDERERACEHIRTADFPETEAWMMEAIAAAGFKVEKTLFREELFRGWELRKRQR encoded by the coding sequence ATGTCGACCATCGACTCCGCCAGCGTGAAGGCTGTGTTTGAACAGCGTTCGATGTACGACGCCGTCGTCGACGGCGACTACATGTTTCATGTTGAGATCAACGCCGCGTTCGGCGAGTGGGCGCGAGCATTTGGCCGGCCGTTGCGAATCGTTGACCTCGGCTGCGGCGACTCTGGCGTTGCGGCTCGCGGGTTCACTGACGCCGAGGTGGCAAGCTACGTCGGCGTCGATCTGGCCGAGTCGTCGATCGCGGAAGCCCGCCGCAGCACCGCGGCCTGGAGTGATCGCGTCGAACTCATTTGCGGCGACTTGCTCGACGCTCTGCAGCAACTGCCCGCCGGCTCCGCCAACGTCGTGCTGGCCAGCTACTCGCTCCACCATTTCAGCACGGCGGAGAAGCAAACGCTTCTGGCCGAGATCGCCCGCGTGCTCGAACCCAATGGCGCCCTGCTCTGGGTCGACGCGGTGCGGCGGAACGACGAATCGCGCGACGAATACATCGCCGCGCTCACCAGCGAAGTGATGGATTCGTGGACGGCCCTCACCATCGACGAGCGCGAACGGGCCTGCGAGCACATCCGCACCGCCGACTTCCCGGAGACGGAGGCCTGGATGATGGAAGCGATTGCGGCGGCAGGGTTTAAGGTCGAAAAAACCCTCTTCCGAGAGGAGCTATTTCGCGGCTGGGAACTTCGGAAACGGCAGCGCTAA
- a CDS encoding ELWxxDGT repeat protein, translating to MAVDFSLLSDANVVPNVSSSSLPSNYVEVNSTVFFTAADGVRGVELWKTDGTAAGTQLVKDIQPGGLSSTPSSLVNVGGVLYFAANDGSSGVELWKSDGTAEGTVRVADIRPGANGSSVRYLTDVGGTLFFVANDGAHGYELWKSDGSSNGTVLIKDIEGLQVPLPNGALESMKSLTNVNGTLYFVANDGAHGREVWRTDGTAAGTTLLKDIGDQGMYPRAGSNPLQLVNVSGTLYFTASEFFNFGPFNDLWKSDGSEAGTTKLTNTGGGEQLPVGNLVNVNGTLVFSANSVNLGTELWRTDGTPAGTTLLRDINPGQASGFSSTLKSLVVGNQLYFAANDGTHGFELWRTDGTSAGTELVSDIRPGLAGSAPTNFTAIGGTAYFTATTDEFGSELWRSQGTAATTQLVADTTPGPGSLNVGLPLAGESIFAGVGNAVYFRNNDGVNGSELWRSDGTAAGTGMVKNISSLAGSSGPALLTPFKGFTYYIANDGVHGYELWRTDGTPAGTAMFKDLLPGDAGSTPSQLLVAGDFLYFTAIYEFGRELWKTDGTFEGTTLVKDIRPFGDSSSIAQLIEVEGVLYFTANDGLTGVELWRSDGTAAGTQLVVDIAAGVESSQPTALTKVGNRLYFVTGGSSFNLWQSDGTAAGTSMIASVHPQSGSAPGSITEVNGTLFFRTGNELWKSDGTAAGTLLVRGFSSSNYNTSELFNLNGVLYFSANGDSAGTELWRSDGTTAGTVRVKDINPTGSGAPQRFVEFNSELYFVANDGTTGAELWKSDGTAAGTQLVKDVFPVRDTNIPLDLTNVHGTLYFSARNSTFNNELWSSDGTAEGTVLTKDFNGDFSGSQPNNITVVGNKLFVTAATPAEGLELWVADLPRQAGDYNDDGRVDGADFLAWQRDFGSAATPTGSGADGDGDGAIGSGDLDVWKEAFAPPAIAAPLLAPAMTAEQTLSIDEVAIVDTETPELRRTPFTAPTVPSTARLVARDQFFAIGDVSRMFSIENDGATDWLAKRRRR from the coding sequence ATGGCCGTCGACTTCTCGTTGCTCAGCGATGCGAACGTCGTTCCGAACGTCAGTTCGTCATCGCTACCGAGCAACTACGTCGAAGTGAACAGCACCGTGTTCTTCACCGCAGCCGATGGAGTCCGCGGCGTTGAACTCTGGAAAACCGACGGCACGGCTGCAGGAACGCAACTCGTCAAAGACATTCAGCCCGGCGGCCTCAGTTCGACGCCGAGCAGTCTCGTCAATGTGGGGGGCGTGCTCTACTTCGCGGCCAACGACGGCTCTTCCGGCGTGGAACTCTGGAAGAGCGACGGCACGGCGGAGGGAACCGTGCGCGTCGCGGATATTCGGCCCGGCGCCAATGGTTCATCTGTGCGCTACCTGACTGACGTTGGCGGAACGCTCTTCTTCGTCGCCAATGACGGCGCCCACGGGTACGAGCTTTGGAAGAGCGACGGCAGCAGCAACGGTACGGTGCTGATCAAGGACATTGAAGGGCTTCAGGTTCCGTTGCCAAACGGCGCTCTGGAGAGCATGAAGTCGCTTACCAACGTCAACGGCACGCTCTACTTCGTGGCCAATGACGGCGCACACGGTCGCGAAGTCTGGCGAACGGACGGAACCGCCGCGGGAACCACGCTGCTAAAGGATATTGGCGATCAGGGAATGTATCCGCGGGCAGGCTCCAACCCGCTGCAACTCGTAAATGTTTCCGGGACGCTGTACTTCACCGCGAGCGAGTTCTTTAATTTTGGGCCGTTCAACGACCTATGGAAGTCGGACGGATCCGAAGCTGGCACGACTAAATTGACCAATACGGGAGGAGGTGAACAGTTGCCTGTTGGCAATCTTGTCAATGTCAACGGCACGCTGGTGTTCTCCGCAAACTCCGTAAATCTCGGAACTGAACTTTGGCGCACCGACGGCACGCCGGCAGGAACGACGCTGCTCCGCGACATCAATCCGGGACAGGCTTCAGGATTCTCCAGCACGCTGAAATCACTCGTTGTCGGAAACCAGCTCTACTTCGCAGCGAACGACGGCACGCACGGCTTCGAACTTTGGCGGACCGACGGCACCTCCGCAGGAACGGAATTGGTTTCCGACATTCGCCCAGGACTAGCTGGAAGCGCACCGACGAATTTCACCGCCATCGGCGGTACGGCGTACTTCACCGCCACGACCGATGAGTTCGGCTCCGAACTGTGGCGCTCTCAAGGAACCGCCGCGACCACGCAACTAGTAGCTGATACGACCCCCGGCCCGGGATCTCTCAACGTCGGTCTCCCCCTGGCGGGCGAGTCGATCTTCGCGGGCGTGGGGAACGCCGTCTACTTCCGCAACAACGACGGCGTCAACGGCTCCGAGTTGTGGCGCAGCGATGGCACGGCAGCCGGCACAGGAATGGTGAAGAACATTTCTAGCTTGGCGGGAAGCTCCGGACCGGCATTACTCACTCCATTCAAAGGATTTACCTACTATATCGCGAACGACGGCGTTCACGGCTACGAACTATGGCGAACCGACGGCACTCCCGCAGGAACGGCGATGTTCAAGGACCTGCTGCCCGGAGACGCCGGCTCGACGCCAAGCCAGTTGCTGGTCGCCGGCGACTTCCTCTACTTCACGGCGATCTACGAATTTGGTCGCGAATTATGGAAAACGGACGGGACCTTCGAGGGAACCACGCTGGTGAAGGACATCCGCCCTTTCGGCGACAGCAGTTCAATTGCCCAACTCATCGAAGTTGAAGGCGTGCTCTACTTCACTGCCAACGACGGCCTGACGGGAGTCGAGCTGTGGCGCAGCGATGGAACAGCAGCTGGCACACAGCTCGTCGTGGACATCGCCGCGGGAGTAGAGAGCAGCCAACCGACCGCGCTCACAAAAGTAGGCAACCGGCTTTACTTCGTCACTGGGGGGTCCTCGTTCAACTTATGGCAAAGCGACGGCACAGCGGCGGGAACTTCGATGATCGCGAGCGTCCATCCGCAGTCTGGTTCGGCGCCTGGTTCGATAACTGAAGTCAACGGAACGCTGTTCTTCCGCACCGGAAATGAGTTGTGGAAGAGCGACGGCACCGCCGCGGGAACCTTGCTTGTGCGAGGATTCAGCTCCTCGAACTACAATACAAGCGAGTTATTCAACCTCAACGGCGTCCTCTATTTCAGCGCGAACGGAGATTCAGCCGGCACGGAACTATGGCGCAGCGACGGCACAACGGCCGGCACGGTGCGGGTCAAAGACATTAATCCAACGGGCAGTGGAGCGCCTCAGCGCTTTGTTGAGTTCAATAGTGAACTCTACTTCGTTGCCAATGATGGAACGACCGGCGCGGAGCTGTGGAAGAGCGACGGCACCGCCGCAGGGACGCAACTCGTGAAGGACGTCTTCCCGGTGCGCGATACAAACATCCCCTTGGATCTCACGAACGTTCATGGCACGCTTTACTTCAGCGCCAGGAACTCGACCTTTAACAACGAGCTCTGGTCGAGCGACGGCACTGCGGAAGGAACCGTGTTAACGAAAGACTTTAACGGGGACTTCAGCGGGAGTCAGCCTAACAACATCACCGTTGTGGGCAACAAGCTGTTCGTAACGGCGGCGACCCCGGCTGAAGGGCTTGAGCTATGGGTCGCCGATCTCCCTCGTCAAGCAGGCGACTACAACGATGACGGCCGCGTCGACGGCGCCGACTTCCTCGCATGGCAGCGAGACTTTGGTTCTGCAGCGACGCCCACGGGGAGCGGCGCCGACGGAGACGGCGACGGAGCGATTGGCAGCGGCGACTTGGATGTGTGGAAGGAGGCGTTCGCGCCGCCGGCGATCGCCGCGCCGCTGCTGGCTCCCGCGATGACGGCGGAGCAGACGCTGAGCATCGACGAGGTCGCCATCGTGGATACGGAGACGCCAGAATTGCGGCGGACGCCGTTCACGGCGCCAACCGTGCCGAGCACTGCACGCTTGGTCGCCCGCGATCAGTTCTTCGCCATCGGCGACGTGTCGAGGATGTTCTCGATTGAAAATGACGGGGCGACCGATTGGCTAGCGAAACGCCGGCGGCGGTAA
- a CDS encoding ELWxxDGT repeat protein: MLSVTVEMLTDIGSMPQSGDSNPYGFVEIGELTYFRSRPSSFEPEQIWVTNGTTNATRRLSELLPGNLNVSGIAGDVAGKLYFFVSETIPFRYTLWQWEGFGSEPTPVLDANGQSVAAATSLTEVDGVWYFGGGAASSELWRTDGTQAGTFRVKTIRPDGFASFALAMFNANGTLFFSADDGTHGRELWKSDGTEAGTVLVKDINPGSSGAWSELADKTAALVGDVLYFGGNDPTGGAELWRSDGTEAGTFRVKDIAGGTNSSNPKYLTNIGGVLYFTTSLSDVGLNLLWKSDGTEAGTTAIPFGGSTPFDLTEFHGALYFGASGALWRSDGTTAGTQRIGRSDSQYFGLTIPSPLHPGSTLHRDNIVNFNGTLYFLSGNSAGGTSLWKLAEGEANATYVFGSNTPPPPSPSSPIVDPLQYLTVAGDKLYFAGRSSYYGIEPWVSDGTVAGTRMLKDITGASSSSEVGGLINANGTLRFFGSTGTTAARPRGLWSSDGTIPGTTSFVEIGGRLDHYSVLGVAGGFTFFKSTGGNANDWELWRTDGTAAGTLRVKDIRPGVESSLGNGFSNAVEMNGFLYFHANDGAGGFELWRSDGTEAGTTMVADVASGAPAGFISGYGTLANVGGTLYFVGNDGVNGYALWKTDGTSAGTSLVRGFATWPPANLFNANGTLYFCGGDSEHGFELWTSDGTTAGTLLVRDIGPGHSLSPTDSPGFVNIGDTLYFAANDGTVGWELWRSDGAADGTQLVKDIRPDGGSAFTGRPRLTVVGNTVYFFANDGALGEELWKSDGTEAGTVLVKDIQVGPTSSQVGVMAEPVNVNGILYFAARTSTTGVELWRSDGTDAGTYMVRNLNTTIGGAGGSDPALLTNINGLLYFIANDGVHGQELWVARPEAVEPLAGDYNNDGRVDGADFLAWQRGYGSAATPAGSGADGDGDGAVGASDLDVWKNHFGSSTPSTAASSAAVAAFVAPAITAADEFEIDEFNATAAAVSTTEAGATSSRLAARDALFAAGDFSRVSTIESATESWGVNRRRGRTSLRTPT; this comes from the coding sequence GTGCTTTCCGTGACAGTGGAGATGCTGACCGACATCGGTTCGATGCCTCAATCTGGCGATTCCAATCCTTACGGGTTCGTTGAGATCGGCGAGCTGACATACTTCCGCAGCCGACCGTCGTCGTTTGAGCCCGAACAAATCTGGGTCACCAACGGGACGACGAACGCGACGCGACGATTAAGCGAACTGCTGCCAGGCAACCTGAACGTCAGCGGCATCGCGGGAGACGTCGCCGGCAAGCTCTACTTTTTCGTGAGCGAGACGATCCCGTTCCGCTACACGTTGTGGCAGTGGGAAGGATTTGGCAGCGAGCCGACGCCTGTGCTCGACGCCAACGGGCAGAGCGTCGCCGCCGCGACGTCGCTCACGGAAGTCGACGGCGTTTGGTACTTCGGCGGCGGCGCCGCGAGTTCCGAACTGTGGCGAACCGACGGCACGCAAGCGGGCACGTTCCGCGTCAAGACGATCCGCCCGGATGGATTCGCATCGTTCGCACTAGCGATGTTCAACGCGAACGGGACGCTGTTCTTCTCCGCCGACGACGGCACTCACGGCAGGGAACTATGGAAGAGCGACGGCACGGAAGCGGGCACCGTGCTTGTGAAAGACATAAATCCGGGGAGCTCAGGAGCCTGGTCGGAACTCGCCGACAAGACGGCTGCACTTGTCGGCGACGTCCTTTACTTCGGCGGGAACGATCCCACGGGCGGCGCCGAACTCTGGCGCAGCGATGGCACGGAAGCGGGCACGTTCCGCGTGAAGGACATCGCCGGCGGCACGAATAGTTCAAATCCGAAGTACCTGACGAACATAGGCGGCGTTCTGTACTTCACGACGAGCCTCAGCGACGTTGGGTTGAACTTACTGTGGAAAAGCGACGGCACGGAGGCAGGAACCACCGCCATTCCGTTTGGAGGGAGCACCCCGTTCGATTTGACTGAATTCCATGGCGCGCTTTACTTCGGCGCCAGCGGCGCCCTCTGGCGCAGCGACGGCACGACGGCGGGTACTCAGCGGATCGGAAGGAGCGACTCGCAGTATTTTGGCCTCACGATTCCGTCTCCTCTGCATCCTGGCAGTACGCTCCATCGCGACAACATCGTTAACTTCAACGGCACGCTCTACTTCCTCAGCGGCAACAGCGCCGGCGGTACTAGCCTATGGAAGCTAGCCGAGGGCGAAGCGAACGCGACGTACGTCTTCGGCAGCAACACCCCGCCCCCGCCCTCGCCCTCCTCTCCGATTGTCGATCCGTTGCAGTATCTGACCGTCGCGGGCGACAAGCTCTACTTCGCCGGACGTTCCAGCTATTACGGCATCGAGCCGTGGGTTAGCGACGGCACGGTCGCCGGCACGCGCATGCTGAAGGACATCACCGGCGCCAGTTCCTCCTCGGAAGTCGGCGGACTGATCAACGCCAACGGCACGCTGCGGTTCTTTGGCAGCACTGGAACGACCGCGGCGCGGCCGCGCGGCTTGTGGTCGAGCGACGGGACGATTCCCGGCACCACGAGCTTCGTTGAGATCGGCGGAAGACTGGACCACTATTCGGTTCTCGGCGTCGCCGGAGGGTTTACGTTCTTCAAATCAACCGGCGGAAACGCCAACGATTGGGAACTGTGGCGAACCGATGGCACGGCGGCGGGAACGCTGCGGGTGAAAGACATTCGCCCCGGCGTCGAGAGCAGTCTGGGGAACGGGTTCAGCAACGCCGTCGAGATGAATGGCTTTCTGTACTTCCACGCGAATGACGGTGCGGGCGGCTTCGAGCTGTGGCGCAGCGACGGCACGGAAGCGGGGACGACGATGGTCGCCGACGTCGCCTCCGGCGCGCCCGCCGGCTTCATCTCGGGATATGGCACGTTGGCGAACGTCGGCGGGACGCTCTACTTCGTCGGCAACGACGGCGTGAACGGCTACGCCCTGTGGAAGACGGACGGCACGTCGGCGGGAACTTCGCTCGTGCGCGGCTTCGCCACTTGGCCCCCGGCCAATCTCTTCAACGCGAACGGTACGCTGTACTTCTGCGGGGGCGACTCGGAACATGGATTCGAACTGTGGACCAGCGACGGCACGACGGCGGGGACGCTTCTTGTTAGAGACATCGGGCCCGGCCATTCGCTGTCGCCAACCGATTCGCCAGGCTTTGTGAATATCGGCGACACGCTTTACTTCGCCGCCAACGACGGCACCGTCGGTTGGGAATTGTGGCGCAGCGACGGCGCCGCGGACGGCACGCAACTCGTCAAAGATATCCGGCCCGATGGCGGCAGCGCCTTCACGGGCAGACCCCGACTTACCGTTGTGGGGAACACGGTCTACTTCTTCGCCAACGATGGCGCCCTGGGGGAGGAGTTGTGGAAGAGCGACGGCACGGAGGCGGGAACCGTGCTCGTGAAAGACATTCAAGTCGGACCGACTTCTTCGCAAGTCGGGGTGATGGCAGAGCCCGTCAACGTCAACGGCATTCTCTACTTTGCCGCACGCACCAGCACGACCGGCGTTGAATTGTGGCGCAGCGACGGAACCGACGCAGGCACCTACATGGTGCGCAACCTCAACACGACGATTGGCGGCGCCGGGGGTTCCGATCCGGCCTTGCTCACGAACATCAACGGTCTCCTTTACTTCATCGCGAACGACGGTGTTCACGGCCAAGAGTTGTGGGTTGCGCGTCCCGAAGCCGTCGAGCCGCTTGCCGGCGATTACAACAACGACGGCCGCGTCGACGGGGCCGACTTCCTGGCATGGCAGCGCGGCTACGGTTCTGCAGCGACGCCCGCGGGAAGCGGCGCCGACGGAGATGGCGACGGCGCCGTTGGCGCTAGCGATCTCGACGTGTGGAAGAACCACTTCGGTTCTTCAACGCCAAGCACCGCGGCGAGCTCGGCGGCGGTCGCCGCGTTCGTGGCTCCGGCGATCACGGCAGCCGACGAGTTTGAAATTGATGAATTCAACGCCACCGCCGCCGCCGTCTCGACAACCGAGGCTGGGGCGACCTCGTCGCGTCTCGCTGCGCGAGACGCCTTATTCGCCGCTGGAGATTTCTCGCGAGTGTCAACGATCGAATCGGCGACCGAGTCTTGGGGCGTCAATCGCCGCCGCGGCCGGACCAGCTTGCGGACGCCAACCTGA